One window from the genome of Campylobacter concisus encodes:
- a CDS encoding OmpA family protein, whose translation MKKIALAIVAATAVFASNAAYNYEVTPTIGGVHPEGNLRVKDHNFVGVRAARNLEDFFFDQVELGVDYTQKAKEKTGSLTREGRVLRYHANLVKDIVDFGPVSLYGLVGAGYEDVPAIFVKNEDGGFGQYGFGLRYQVTDRFALKAEARDAIKFEHADHNLFYSLGFGIGLDSKAAPVVAAAPVAAATPAATPVLDDDNDGVPNDIDQCPNTPAGVVVDERGCEKVIVLRDLDVNFAFDSYKVGPKYAAEIKKVADFMGEHPDYKVVLAGHTDSVGAEAYNQKLSEKRAKAVADVLAGYGVSEDKISTVGYGELKPIATNKTKEGRAQNRRVEATFNK comes from the coding sequence ATGAAAAAGATTGCTTTAGCTATTGTTGCCGCAACAGCGGTTTTTGCGTCTAACGCAGCATATAATTATGAAGTTACTCCAACTATTGGTGGTGTTCACCCAGAGGGAAATTTACGTGTAAAAGACCACAACTTCGTTGGTGTTAGAGCTGCTAGAAATCTTGAAGATTTTTTCTTTGACCAAGTAGAGCTTGGTGTTGATTACACTCAAAAAGCAAAAGAAAAAACAGGTAGCTTAACAAGAGAAGGAAGAGTTCTTAGATATCATGCAAATCTTGTAAAAGATATAGTTGATTTTGGACCAGTTAGTCTATATGGCTTAGTTGGTGCTGGTTATGAAGATGTTCCAGCTATTTTTGTTAAAAATGAAGATGGCGGTTTTGGCCAATATGGTTTTGGTTTAAGATATCAAGTAACTGATAGATTCGCTCTTAAAGCAGAAGCAAGAGACGCTATCAAATTTGAACATGCTGATCATAACCTATTCTATTCACTAGGCTTTGGTATCGGTCTTGACTCAAAAGCAGCTCCAGTTGTGGCAGCAGCTCCAGTTGCAGCAGCAACTCCAGCAGCAACTCCAGTTCTTGATGATGATAATGATGGCGTGCCAAATGATATAGATCAATGCCCTAACACTCCAGCTGGCGTGGTTGTTGACGAAAGAGGATGCGAGAAAGTTATCGTTCTTAGAGATCTAGATGTTAACTTTGCATTTGATAGCTACAAAGTTGGACCAAAATATGCAGCTGAGATCAAAAAAGTAGCTGACTTCATGGGCGAACACCCAGATTATAAAGTTGTACTTGCTGGTCACACTGATAGCGTAGGCGCAGAAGCTTATAACCAAAAACTATCTGAAAAAAGAGCAAAAGCTGTAGCTGATGTTCTTGCTGGCTATGGCGTAAGTGAGGATAAAATTTCAACAGTTGGCTACGGTGAGCTTAAACCAATTGCTACAAACAAAACTAAAGAAGGCCGCGCTCAAAATAGACGCGTTGAAGCTACTTTCAATAAATAA
- a CDS encoding MFS transporter codes for MLKSVLPLSFIIASRFLGLFIVLPVLSLYALNLRGANEFLVGLIVGVYAISQMIFQVPFGALSDRIGRKKTLTIGLLVFIIGSIICALTSDIFTMLFGRFLQGVGAIGAVATAMISDYITEEKRSKAMAIMGAFIGLSFTLSMVLGPLLAKDYGLSSLFYLSAALSLLCIVLLYTVVPKEIKVSAKSEKVPFGKLFLQKDYMIINFTSFMQKMLASIAFLVIPIVLVKEYGYESSELYKIYSLGAVLGFLAMGLAGALGDGKGLSKVILIAGTLLFALTYTIFAISFTLFIFVLGVAIFFIGFNLHEPIMQSTATKFVKSSQKGSALGVFNSFGYLGSFVGGAFGGYILHAFGFKVLAIICVVLCVIWLVLLFSLSNPRIFKNIYLSPEVSLNLELLNSQKGVVDYYKNEKNQVIKFDSRLTSEAALKESLKF; via the coding sequence ATGTTAAAAAGCGTTTTACCACTATCTTTTATCATAGCAAGCAGATTTTTAGGTCTTTTTATAGTTTTGCCAGTGCTTAGCCTTTATGCCTTAAACTTACGCGGAGCAAACGAGTTTTTAGTAGGGCTAATAGTAGGTGTCTATGCGATCTCACAAATGATATTTCAAGTACCTTTTGGAGCGCTCTCGGATAGGATAGGACGCAAAAAAACATTAACGATCGGACTTTTGGTTTTTATCATCGGCTCAATAATTTGTGCACTTACAAGCGATATTTTTACCATGCTATTTGGTAGATTTTTACAAGGTGTAGGTGCTATCGGAGCAGTTGCGACTGCGATGATAAGTGACTATATAACAGAAGAAAAACGTTCAAAAGCCATGGCGATAATGGGTGCTTTTATAGGGCTTAGCTTCACGCTTTCGATGGTACTTGGGCCGCTTCTTGCCAAAGACTACGGACTTTCAAGTCTCTTTTATCTAAGTGCCGCTCTTAGCCTACTTTGCATTGTACTTCTTTACACTGTTGTGCCAAAAGAGATAAAAGTGAGTGCTAAAAGTGAAAAAGTGCCATTTGGTAAGCTTTTTTTACAAAAAGACTACATGATCATAAATTTTACCTCTTTCATGCAAAAGATGCTAGCAAGCATCGCATTTTTGGTGATCCCTATCGTTTTAGTAAAAGAGTACGGTTACGAAAGCAGCGAGCTTTACAAGATCTATTCACTTGGCGCCGTGCTTGGCTTTTTGGCTATGGGGCTAGCTGGCGCCCTTGGCGATGGCAAGGGACTTAGCAAGGTCATCTTGATAGCTGGTACGCTGCTTTTTGCCCTAACCTACACTATTTTTGCCATTAGTTTTACGCTTTTTATCTTCGTTTTGGGAGTTGCTATATTTTTTATAGGATTTAATCTTCACGAACCCATCATGCAATCAACTGCGACAAAATTTGTAAAATCCTCACAAAAAGGCTCAGCCCTTGGTGTATTTAATTCATTTGGTTATTTAGGAAGCTTTGTTGGAGGTGCATTTGGTGGATACATCTTGCATGCTTTTGGCTTTAAAGTACTCGCCATCATTTGCGTGGTGCTTTGCGTGATCTGGCTTGTTTTGCTCTTTAGCCTAAGCAATCCAAGAATTTTTAAAAATATCTATCTAAGCCCTGAAGTAAGCTTAAATTTAGAGTTACTAAATAGCCAAAAAGGCGTAGTCGATTATTACAAAAACGAGAAAAATCAAGTGATCAAATTTGACTCTCGCCTAACAAGCGAGGCTGCTTTAAAAGAGAGCTTGAAGTTTTGA
- the rplM gene encoding 50S ribosomal protein L13 codes for MTKITKPNEVKRDWIVVDAAGKRFGRLLTEVATILRGKNKPCFTPNVDCGDYVIIINASKVEFTGNNKAEDKLYHRHSGYFGSVKSEKFGDLIANKPEKLFKLAVRGMLPKTKLGREMIKKLKVYAGSEHPHTAQIAKKEGK; via the coding sequence ATGACAAAAATAACAAAGCCAAACGAAGTTAAACGAGACTGGATCGTTGTTGATGCAGCTGGTAAACGTTTTGGTAGATTGCTAACTGAAGTAGCAACTATACTTCGTGGCAAAAACAAACCATGCTTCACGCCAAATGTAGATTGTGGCGACTATGTTATCATCATAAATGCTTCAAAAGTAGAATTTACTGGTAATAACAAAGCTGAAGATAAACTTTATCACAGACACTCAGGATACTTTGGTAGCGTAAAGAGTGAAAAATTTGGCGATTTGATAGCAAATAAGCCAGAAAAACTATTTAAATTAGCTGTTCGTGGAATGCTTCCAAAAACTAAACTTGGAAGAGAGATGATAAAAAAACTAAAAGTTTATGCTGGCAGTGAGCATCCTCATACGGCACAAATAGCTAAAAAAGAAGGAAAATAA
- a CDS encoding non-canonical purine NTP pyrophosphatase codes for MKIVLATSNLDKVKEIKEFLKGYEIYALSEVIKPFEIVEDGSSFQQNALIKSRAVFAKLKEQGLDNEFIALSDDSGISVDAIGGEPGIYSARYFDLDENGKVCGKNANDANNRAKLISKLKALNLKSSPAHYTACIAISSKFGDYTTHGFMYGRAIDEERGTNGFGYDALFIPDGFNKTLGELDNETKLEISHRSKGLELANFVLKSLKKNFS; via the coding sequence ATGAAGATCGTGCTTGCGACATCAAATTTAGACAAAGTAAAAGAGATAAAAGAGTTTTTAAAGGGCTATGAAATTTACGCTCTAAGCGAGGTTATAAAGCCATTTGAGATCGTTGAAGATGGCAGCAGCTTTCAGCAAAATGCGCTCATAAAGTCAAGAGCCGTTTTTGCAAAGCTTAAAGAGCAGGGGCTTGATAACGAATTTATCGCTCTTAGCGATGATAGCGGCATTAGCGTGGATGCAATTGGCGGTGAGCCGGGGATTTATTCAGCTCGCTATTTTGACCTTGATGAAAATGGCAAAGTATGCGGCAAAAACGCAAATGACGCAAACAATAGAGCAAAGTTAATTAGCAAGCTAAAGGCACTAAATTTAAAGAGCTCACCAGCTCATTACACCGCCTGTATCGCTATTAGCTCGAAATTTGGTGATTACACGACGCATGGCTTTATGTATGGAAGGGCGATTGATGAGGAGCGTGGCACAAACGGCTTTGGCTATGACGCGCTCTTTATCCCAGATGGCTTTAACAAGACACTTGGCGAGCTAGATAATGAGACAAAGCTTGAAATTTCTCACCGCTCAAAGGGACTTGAGCTTGCAAATTTCGTGCTAAAAAGTCTAAAGAAAAACTTTAGTTAA
- the rpsI gene encoding 30S ribosomal protein S9, which produces MAKVYATGKRKTAVAKVWIKAGSGKIVVNGMDLNTWLGGHEAIKLKVIQPLLVTKQESLIDVVATTLGGGYSAQAEALRHGISRALADMDADFRAALKPKGLLTRDSRVVERKKFGRRKARRSPQFSKR; this is translated from the coding sequence ATGGCAAAAGTTTATGCAACTGGTAAAAGAAAAACTGCCGTAGCAAAGGTTTGGATAAAAGCTGGAAGCGGTAAAATCGTAGTAAATGGTATGGATCTTAATACTTGGCTTGGTGGACATGAAGCTATAAAGCTTAAAGTAATTCAGCCACTTCTAGTTACTAAACAAGAGAGTTTAATAGATGTAGTAGCTACAACCTTAGGTGGTGGTTATTCAGCACAAGCTGAGGCTTTAAGACACGGCATTTCACGTGCTTTAGCTGACATGGATGCTGATTTTAGAGCAGCGCTTAAACCAAAAGGCTTGCTAACTAGAGATTCTCGTGTTGTTGAACGTAAGAAATTTGGTAGAAGAAAGGCTAGAAGAAGCCCACAATTCTCTAAACGTTAA
- a CDS encoding NAD(P)/FAD-dependent oxidoreductase: MIYDVIIVGAGASGLFLGANLKGKKIAILEKNSSAGKKILASGGGRCNITNRFISAKNYLGEQKFIEQILKVLTPDQVLKFFSELKFSEQKQNQFFCDSGAKSVLSVLLKRQNTEIFYNKEVLGAKKVDEIFEISTKSEKFRAKNLVVASGGLSYKALGASDIGYKIANDFGIETSTLSPALVGFSVQKDEFWFKELSGVSLKADVKINSKNESYKFSGDLLFTHRGISGPAILNASLFWQKGRICINFLPKFSEKNLIDGKKQLSSVLPLPKRFVLEFLKNFGLKDRAFYEFNDNDRQIIKRLFAYEFAPAGTFGFERAEVTKGGIKSEFLDENLQASNVKGLYFIGEVLDITGMLGGYNLHFAFASALKVARILNL; this comes from the coding sequence TTGATCTATGACGTCATCATCGTTGGCGCTGGTGCTAGCGGGCTCTTTTTAGGGGCAAATTTAAAGGGTAAAAAGATTGCTATCTTAGAAAAAAATAGTAGTGCTGGCAAAAAAATCCTAGCAAGTGGTGGTGGCAGATGCAACATCACAAACCGCTTCATAAGCGCTAAAAACTATCTTGGCGAGCAAAAATTTATAGAGCAAATTTTAAAAGTGCTGACTCCAGATCAAGTTTTAAAATTTTTTAGCGAGCTTAAATTTAGTGAGCAAAAGCAAAATCAATTTTTCTGCGATAGTGGCGCAAAGAGCGTCTTGAGCGTACTTTTAAAAAGGCAAAATACAGAAATTTTTTACAATAAAGAGGTTCTTGGCGCTAAAAAAGTAGATGAAATTTTTGAAATTTCAACCAAAAGTGAAAAATTTAGAGCCAAAAATTTAGTCGTTGCAAGTGGAGGATTAAGCTATAAAGCTCTTGGCGCAAGCGACATTGGTTATAAAATAGCAAATGATTTTGGCATTGAAACATCAACTCTTTCGCCTGCACTTGTTGGATTTAGCGTACAAAAAGATGAGTTTTGGTTTAAAGAACTTAGTGGCGTTAGCCTAAAGGCAGACGTAAAGATAAATAGTAAAAATGAGAGCTATAAATTTAGTGGGGACTTACTTTTTACACATAGGGGCATAAGCGGACCAGCGATACTAAATGCCTCGCTATTTTGGCAAAAGGGCCGAATTTGCATAAATTTTTTACCCAAATTTAGTGAGAAAAATTTAATAGATGGCAAAAAACAGCTTAGCTCGGTTTTGCCCTTGCCAAAGAGATTTGTACTAGAATTTTTAAAAAATTTTGGCTTAAAAGACAGAGCCTTTTATGAATTTAACGACAATGATAGACAAATAATAAAAAGGCTTTTTGCTTATGAATTTGCCCCAGCCGGGACATTTGGCTTTGAAAGAGCGGAAGTTACAAAAGGCGGCATAAAGAGTGAATTTTTAGATGAAAATTTACAAGCTTCTAACGTTAAGGGACTTTATTTTATTGGTGAAGTCTTGGATATTACTGGCATGCTTGGCGGATATAACTTACATTTTGCATTTGCAAGCGCTCTAAAAGTGGCTAGGATCTTAAATCTATGA
- a CDS encoding RecB-like helicase, whose amino-acid sequence MKDFLALKASAGSGKTFALSVRYIALVLRGENINEIIALTFTKKAANEMKERIITTFLDLQNKKDELEKLCKELSLSQDEVIKRRDEKLDRFLQSELKIYTFDAFFSGILKKFSQNLGLSPDYSVQDSLQDLAWKKFVKEASKDQKLLSELALMMIISSQKEASFSQTLAKFYESFGGELKDSGASYPDDSKVRAAQKEINEHIALQNGASDTAKKTFSEQNLFELFKNKVFERESLDYRTFSKIYTSELDELFVKLKEAAKEYILEVERYRLSGFSKLLNVYKHSNLELNKEINALSFADINKLVFKLLVENFDKDVLYFRLDGRINHLLIDEFQDTNVIQYEIILPLITEIVSGYGQNGLGSFFYVGDTKQSIYKFRGGKKELFDKLGDDFSQIDIENLPSNYRSLKALVKFNNAVFEEIYHRYGLSFEPQEPAKKDKELNYKVSGECPYFEAKEDDYGYLRVLSVEDIAGAAVSQVKELLSAGVNASEITVLCWKNSDISLISEVLSSEGIKGVNEGTLELKRTPFVAAIIEYAKFCLFGEEIYEKNVKALVNTNPKKLKIKAEDSATKSLFYLAKNLYINMADVDILRLFELSSGYKNLSDFIFNLENFSSKISPKNADGVKIMTVHKSKGLEFAHVIVCDMMSKGRGDDSNFITEYNEKGEWIVKSRISGRENFDPEYAGVLEQMKELEKQENINKIYVAFTRATKSLIIIKQATPSGNSPSFFSFYNRSDKSEVNDYLDLKELSFGKILPSKSEQKEAIKDEKMPEILKIERQDVEAREQKTSGKNLEAIYFGLAFHYLLEMSEKFDEKSLLKAKSLMLNKFYKFLSPDRLEGAFKRAKMLINKPKFLKCIKDKEIYKEQPFKVKNGLKQMDLFCIGESEICVIDYKTTDKNIEENKKQVGEYKEALSKFYPKHSIIAVIFYALDGKISYIEV is encoded by the coding sequence ATGAAAGATTTTTTAGCCCTAAAAGCAAGTGCTGGAAGCGGGAAAACATTCGCTTTAAGCGTTCGTTATATCGCTTTGGTGCTTAGAGGCGAAAATATAAACGAGATCATCGCTCTAACCTTTACCAAAAAAGCGGCCAATGAGATGAAAGAGCGCATAATCACAACTTTTTTGGACTTGCAAAACAAAAAAGACGAGCTTGAAAAGCTTTGCAAAGAGCTTAGTTTGAGCCAAGATGAGGTCATAAAAAGACGCGATGAGAAGCTTGATAGGTTTTTACAAAGTGAGCTAAAAATTTATACATTTGATGCATTTTTCTCTGGAATCCTAAAGAAATTTAGTCAAAATTTAGGGCTTAGTCCTGATTACAGCGTGCAAGATAGTCTGCAAGATTTGGCGTGGAAAAAATTTGTAAAAGAGGCAAGTAAAGATCAAAAGCTTCTTAGTGAGCTTGCACTCATGATGATCATCTCAAGCCAAAAAGAGGCGAGCTTTTCGCAGACTTTGGCTAAATTTTATGAGAGTTTTGGCGGCGAGCTAAAAGATAGCGGCGCAAGCTATCCAGATGATAGCAAGGTAAGAGCAGCGCAAAAGGAGATAAATGAGCATATAGCCTTGCAAAATGGTGCTAGCGATACGGCCAAAAAGACATTTAGTGAGCAAAATTTATTTGAGCTTTTTAAAAATAAGGTCTTTGAAAGAGAGAGCCTGGATTACCGCACTTTTAGCAAAATTTATACAAGTGAGCTTGATGAGCTTTTTGTAAAGCTAAAAGAGGCGGCAAAAGAGTATATTTTAGAGGTCGAAAGATATAGACTTAGCGGTTTTAGCAAGCTCTTAAATGTTTATAAACACTCAAATTTAGAGCTAAATAAAGAGATAAACGCTTTAAGTTTTGCTGATATAAATAAGCTGGTCTTTAAGCTTTTGGTTGAAAATTTTGATAAAGATGTGCTTTACTTTAGGCTTGATGGCCGTATAAATCACCTTTTGATAGATGAGTTTCAAGATACAAACGTGATCCAATATGAGATCATCTTGCCGCTCATCACCGAGATCGTTTCAGGATACGGACAAAACGGACTCGGAAGCTTTTTTTACGTTGGAGATACGAAGCAGAGCATTTATAAATTTAGGGGCGGTAAAAAAGAGCTTTTCGATAAGCTTGGAGATGATTTTAGTCAGATAGATATAGAAAATTTACCAAGCAACTACCGCAGCTTAAAGGCTTTAGTGAAATTTAATAACGCTGTTTTTGAAGAAATTTATCATAGATATGGACTTAGTTTTGAGCCACAAGAGCCAGCTAAAAAAGATAAGGAGCTAAACTACAAAGTAAGTGGCGAGTGTCCTTATTTTGAGGCCAAGGAAGATGACTACGGCTACTTGCGTGTGCTAAGCGTTGAAGATATTGCTGGTGCAGCAGTTTCGCAAGTAAAAGAGCTACTTTCTGCTGGCGTAAATGCAAGTGAGATAACTGTGCTTTGCTGGAAAAATAGTGACATCAGCCTCATCTCAGAGGTGCTTAGCAGTGAGGGGATAAAAGGCGTAAATGAAGGCACCTTGGAGCTAAAGCGAACGCCGTTTGTTGCAGCGATTATCGAGTATGCAAAATTTTGTCTTTTTGGTGAAGAAATTTATGAAAAAAATGTAAAAGCACTCGTAAATACAAATCCTAAAAAATTAAAAATAAAAGCTGAAGATAGTGCGACAAAAAGCCTATTTTATCTAGCTAAAAATTTATATATAAATATGGCTGATGTTGATATTCTAAGGCTTTTTGAGCTAAGTAGCGGCTACAAAAATTTAAGTGATTTTATCTTTAATCTTGAAAATTTTAGTTCTAAAATCAGTCCTAAAAATGCTGACGGCGTAAAGATAATGACTGTTCATAAGTCAAAAGGGCTCGAGTTTGCTCACGTGATAGTTTGCGATATGATGAGTAAGGGCAGGGGCGATGACTCAAACTTTATAACAGAATATAACGAAAAAGGCGAGTGGATAGTAAAAAGTAGAATTTCTGGTAGAGAAAATTTTGACCCTGAGTATGCTGGCGTGTTAGAGCAAATGAAAGAGCTTGAGAAGCAAGAAAATATCAATAAAATTTACGTTGCTTTCACTAGGGCTACAAAGTCGCTTATTATCATTAAACAAGCTACTCCAAGTGGAAATAGTCCTAGCTTTTTTTCTTTTTATAATAGAAGTGATAAAAGTGAAGTAAACGACTATCTTGATCTAAAAGAGCTTAGCTTTGGCAAAATTTTACCTAGCAAGAGCGAGCAAAAAGAGGCTATAAAAGATGAAAAAATGCCTGAAATTTTAAAGATAGAAAGGCAAGATGTAGAGGCAAGAGAGCAAAAAACGAGCGGTAAAAATTTAGAGGCAATCTATTTTGGTTTAGCATTTCACTATTTACTTGAGATGAGTGAGAAATTTGATGAAAAATCGCTTTTAAAAGCTAAGAGTTTAATGCTAAATAAATTTTATAAATTTCTCTCACCTGATAGACTTGAAGGTGCCTTTAAACGAGCAAAAATGCTAATAAATAAGCCAAAATTTCTAAAGTGCATAAAAGATAAAGAAATTTACAAAGAACAGCCATTTAAAGTAAAAAATGGACTAAAACAGATGGACTTATTTTGTATTGGAGAGAGCGAAATTTGTGTGATTGACTATAAAACGACCGATAAAAATATCGAGGAAAATAAAAAACAAGTTGGAGAATACAAAGAGGCATTAAGTAAATTTTATCCAAAGCATAGTATAATCGCCGTCATCTTCTACGCTCTTGATGGAAAAATTTCATATATTGAAGTTTAA
- a CDS encoding HAD family hydrolase, with the protein MEKTILFDLDGTLIDSTSAIFKGFDRAFLSHGKKKPDHNALKSLVGHPLEIMFERLGASKNLIDSYIKEYKACYEKIYLDETVLLDYASEALKEASSFADIGIVTTKTSKFSIILLEHLGVMKYIKTVIGRDDIANPKPNPEPINLALDRLNKDKNNAFMVGDTIMDLMAAQAAFVTGVGLTCGYGQKSDLEKFSKHIFSNPFEAVSFIKEV; encoded by the coding sequence ATGGAAAAAACCATACTTTTTGATTTAGACGGTACACTTATTGACTCAACTTCTGCTATTTTTAAAGGATTTGATAGAGCTTTTTTATCTCATGGCAAAAAAAAGCCAGACCATAATGCATTAAAGTCTTTGGTTGGTCATCCGCTTGAAATAATGTTTGAAAGACTTGGTGCAAGCAAAAATTTAATTGATAGCTATATAAAAGAATATAAAGCTTGCTACGAAAAAATTTATCTTGATGAGACGGTACTCTTAGATTATGCAAGTGAAGCATTGAAGGAGGCAAGTAGCTTTGCTGATATTGGTATAGTTACTACGAAAACTTCAAAATTTTCTATTATCTTGCTTGAGCATTTAGGGGTTATGAAATATATAAAAACTGTTATTGGAAGAGACGATATTGCTAATCCAAAACCAAATCCAGAGCCAATAAATTTGGCTTTAGATAGACTTAATAAAGATAAAAATAATGCATTTATGGTAGGTGATACCATTATGGATCTAATGGCTGCACAAGCTGCCTTTGTTACAGGCGTGGGTCTAACTTGTGGATATGGTCAAAAGAGTGATTTGGAGAAATTTAGTAAACATATTTTCTCAAACCCATTTGAAGCCGTTAGCTTTATAAAAGAGGTTTAA